One segment of Panicum virgatum strain AP13 chromosome 3K, P.virgatum_v5, whole genome shotgun sequence DNA contains the following:
- the LOC120697931 gene encoding protein PLASTID MOVEMENT IMPAIRED 2-like: MEHNSEESRSVEAMSIFGQSIDVRRSARTRRRATQKKFSPAGESPATPGVERLHVHQRRAVAERERARAEAGLSRASTMATELERQLEQANAKAQQSHTSELQGTRAGSRRKKGAVDVDTPGADRAQDQSNSLYAEVMHELDLVKRELRKLQREVKAAREAKAEAERGAETPTPRALSSGSRPVDRVNRDAGEENEDRRGIAGMAEAGGSRKDVQAQDAWTRAQSPQRDTSRASDPEERFATASSSDVGLEPADMAMVPATEEAADHVENGESALTVTRHGEHDDDRSPLQAAAEAELTSARVELESIREEGGVRLANSAERTRGETARVAEEIDRLTEQEKRAGAQVQQLNARLLRVRSRLDAAAAADERAEAMLSKLSAAARQLAEEPEAAEKERELVELEHRCVREDAEAVGAEIAAAERRVREAVKELEAARASEAAATGKLEAVVGSATRARAAALSQRSGNVTVPRLEYGYLTGRAEVVRAVADRKVAAAEAWVEALRAGEKEVVMRAEAIERELGEMK, translated from the exons ATGGAGCACAACTCGGAAGAGAGCAGATCAGTGGAGGCCATGAGCATCTTTGGTCAGAGCATCGATGTGAGGAGGTCAGCGAGGACCAGGAGAAGAGCCACCCAAAAG AAATTTTCACCCGCGGGGGAATCACCGGCGACACCCGGCGTGGAGAGGCTGCACGTCCACCAGCGCAGGGCCGTCGCGGAGCGAGAGCGCGCCCGTGCCGAGGCCGGCCTGTCAAGGGCGAGTACCATGGCTACCGAGCTGGAGCGGCAACTCGAGCAGGCCAACGCCAAGGCGCAGCAGTCTCACACGTCGGAGCTCCAAGGAACGCGTGCCGGCAGCAGAAGGAAGAAGGGGGCCGTCGACGTCGACACACCCGGCGCCGATCGGGCCCAGGATCAGAGCAACTCGCTGTACGCCGAGGTGATGCACGAGCTGGACCTCGTCAAGAGGGAGCTCCGGAAGCTGCAGCGCGAGGTgaaggcggcgagggaggccaaGGCCGAGGCCGAGAGGGGCGCGGAGACGCCGACGCCCAGGGCGTTGAGCTCCGGTTCGCGTCCCGTCGACCGCGTGAACCGAGACGCCGGCGAGGAGAACGAGGACCGCCGCGGCATAGCAGGGATGGCCGAAGCCGGCGGATCCCGCAAGGACGTGCAGGCGCAGGACGCGTGGACGCGCGCGCAGAGCCCGCAGAGAGACACGAGCCGCGCGAGCGACCCTGAAGAGAGGTTCGCCACGGCGAGCAGCTCCGACGTGGGGCTCGAGCCCGCGGACATGGCGATGGTGCCAGCGACAGAGGAGGCCGCGGACCACGTCGAGAACGGCGAGTCCGCGCTGACGGTCACGCGACACGGCGAACACGACGACGATCGCTCGCCGCTGCAGGCTGCGGCGGAAGCCGAGCTGACCTCGGCGAGGGTAGAGCTGGAGTCCATCAGAGAAGAGGGCGGCGTCCGGCTCGCGAACTCCGCGGAGCGCACGCGCGGGGAGACGGCGCGGGTCGCCGAGGAGATCGACCGGCTCACGGAGCAGGAGAAGAGGGCCGGCGCGCAGGTGCAGCAGCTGAACGCCAGGCTGCTCCGGGTCCGGTCCCGgctggacgccgcggcggccgccgacgaGAGGGCCGAGGCGATGCTCTCCAAGCtgtcggccgcggcgcggcaGCTGGCCGAGGAGCCCGAGGCGGCGGAGAAGGAGAGggagctggtggagctggagcacCGGTGCGTCCGGGAAGACGCGGAGGCCGTCGGCGCCGAGATCGCCGCGGCCGAGCGGAGGGTCCGGGAGGCGGTCAAGGAGCTCGAGGCGGCGAGGGCGTCGGAGGCCGCGGCGACGGGGAAGCTCGAGGCCGTCGTCGGCAGCGCGACGCGGGCCAGGGCGGCCGCGCTGTCGCAGAGGTCCGGGAACGTGACGGTCCCCAGGTTGGAGTACGGGTACCTGACCGGCCGCGCCGAGGTCGTCCGCGCGGTCGCCGACAGGAaggtggccgcggcggaggcgtgGGTGGAGGCGCTGCGCGCCGGCGAGAAAGAGGTGGTGATGCGGGCCGAGGCGATCGAGAGGGAGCTCGGAGAAATGAAATGA
- the LOC120697932 gene encoding uncharacterized protein LOC120697932, whose amino-acid sequence MARDAGGGGGGSPGAERRRVALRALLAGGEASSSAVPPAAAEVEAVRTPSKGLLRGLRCTSAAASQAIAPAAAVDAARPSADWRGLGCTAAAAAQAHAPAAAVEAARSAADWRGLGCAAVAASQAHAPAAAVDAAARRSEERRGRRRRSGRERRKASGAGGGGVSGGGGGMGGDVWCTPGIPFAAEASSVDCVVAPHQAASARRRADAERPRRERSGAPPARRITMREHISSSPMNSPPHHDMLFIDADRAPSGRNRHTSGRRHSHARLEEEMMVFRTRILLGRMGMYDQYQDWRLDVDNLTYEELLDLEDRIGYVSTGLREDEITRSLRMVKYSAFNPKHFSTEMDRRCSICQEEFEANEETGKLSCRHSYHVHCIKQWLSQKNACPVCKTTVSKT is encoded by the exons ATGGCCCGCGacgccggcggaggcgggggcggctcgccgggcgcggagcggcggcgagtggcgctGCGtgccctcctcgccggcggagaGGCGTCCTcgtccgccgtgccgccggccgcggcggaggtggaggccgtGAGGACGCCGAGCAAGGGGCTGCTGCGCGGGCTCCGGtgcacgtcggcggcggcgtcgcaggccatcgcgccggccgccgcggtggACGCCGCGCGGCCTTCGGCTGACTGGCGCGGGCTCgggtgcacggcggcggcggcggcccaggcgcacgcgccggccgccgcggtggAAGCGGCGCGGTCCGCGGCGGACTGGCGCGGGCTTGGGTGCGCGGCTGTGGCGGCGTCGCAGGCccacgcgccggccgccgcggtggacgccgccgcgcggcgctcCGAGGAGaggcgcgggaggcggcggaggagcgggaGGGAGAGGCGGAAGGCgagtggcgcgggcggcggcggcgtcagtggtggcggtggcgggatGGGCGGGGACGTGTGGTGCACTCCGGGGATACCGTTCGCCGCCGAGGCCTCGTCGGTGGACTGCGTTGTGGCGCCGCACcaggcggcgagcgcgcgccgccgcgccgatgCCGAGAGGCCGCGCAGAGAG AGGTCTGGCGCGCCTCCTGCTCGGAGGATCACCATGCGGGAGCACATTTCCTCGTCTCCCATGAATTCGCCGCCACACCATGACATGCTGTTCATTGATGCCGACCGTGCACCTTCCGGCCGAAACCGACATACGAGTGGGCGTCGGCACTCGCACGCACGGCTCGAGGAAGAG ATGATGGTGTTCCGTACAAGGATATTACTGGGAAGAATGGGTATGTATGATCAGTATCAGGATTGGCGCCTCGATGTTGATAACTTGACATATGAG GAACTGCTTGATCTGGAGGACCGAATTGGATACGTAAGTACAGGGCTGCGTGAGGATGAGATCACTCGAAGCCTTAGGATGGTCAAATACTCAGCGTTCAACCCCAAGCATTTTTCTACAGAAATGGATAGGAGGTGTAGCATTTGCCAA GAAGAGTTCGAAGCAAATGAAGAAACTGGGAAGCTGAGTTGTCGCCACAGCTATCATGTGCATTGCATTAAGCAGTGGCTTTCTCAAAAGAACGCTTGCCCTGTTTGCAAGACCACTGTCTCAAAGACCTGA
- the LOC120697933 gene encoding uncharacterized protein LOC120697933 — MKSSAFFLLRIRGRKILNLPWLLTNFHLKKYSETRMHSMYRLIRWLRCLFIAPCCRAGKEDRRGSSSRARGLVAETVDLYNACPLRTGRGEDAAAAAAEHPPGPPHPYLTTHGGKVARLHLVDWVVLALLVAVDVGLNLVEPFHRYTRSSGRSSSSSGST, encoded by the exons ATGAAGTCTTCAGCCTTCTTTCTTCTACGAATCCGCGGCAGAAAAATTTTGAACCTGCCCTGGTTGCTCACCAATTTTCACCTAAAAAAATACAGCGAAACGCGCATGCATTCCATGTATCGTCTAATCAGGTGGCTTCGCTGTCTGTTCATCGCTCCCTGCTGtcgtgcggggaaggaggatcGAAGAGGATCGAGCTCAAGGGCTCGTGGGCTCGTGGCCGAGACCGTTGACCTCTACAACGCCTGTCCTCT GCGAACAGGGAGAGGAgaagatgccgccgccgccgccgccgagcatcCGCCTGGGCCCCCGCACCCGTACCTGACGACCCACGGAGGCAAGGTCGCGAGGCTGCACCTGGTCGACTGGGTGGTGCTAGCCCTTCTCGTCGCCGTCGACGTGGGGCTCAACCTCGTCGAGCCGTTCCACCG ATATACGCGGTCATCGGGCcgatcatcatcttcgtcgggATCTACGTGA